In Nitrospira sp., one genomic interval encodes:
- the mutM gene encoding DNA-formamidopyrimidine glycosylase, translating to MPELPEAEVAARLLRERVLGATVRDCWIGRGDIVREGLSTLEWYRQARITAIERKGKSVILTLTRNGQPRFLVAELGMTGLLLFQSVPVHSPQHVHFVLSLEGCAESELRYWNPRRFGRLSLLDREGLDQYLMRRFGPDPLAIGYEAFRQILETTRRRLKPLLMHQQVIAGIGNIYANEILFRAKLHPDQAANRLRDDAIMLLYRTMGEVLREAIALGGSSVRDYFAPDGREGQYKRKHLVYAKAGQPCPNVCGSVIQRAVGERSSFYCPMCQRRCRRSAGKGRTLRGTR from the coding sequence ATGCCTGAATTGCCGGAAGCCGAGGTTGCCGCGCGTCTCTTGCGTGAACGTGTGCTTGGCGCCACCGTGCGGGACTGCTGGATCGGTCGTGGGGACATTGTCAGGGAAGGGCTCTCTACCCTGGAATGGTACCGGCAGGCTCGCATTACGGCTATTGAGCGTAAGGGCAAGAGCGTTATCCTGACCCTGACTCGTAATGGGCAGCCACGGTTTTTGGTGGCGGAACTTGGGATGACGGGGCTGTTATTGTTTCAATCGGTGCCGGTTCATTCGCCGCAACATGTTCATTTCGTTCTGTCCCTGGAGGGATGCGCGGAATCGGAGCTGCGATACTGGAACCCTAGGCGGTTTGGACGCCTATCGCTGCTCGATCGGGAGGGGCTCGATCAGTATCTCATGCGCCGTTTCGGTCCGGATCCCTTGGCAATCGGGTATGAAGCCTTCCGCCAAATTCTCGAGACCACGCGTAGGCGACTGAAACCCCTCTTGATGCACCAACAGGTGATTGCAGGAATCGGCAACATCTATGCGAACGAGATTCTCTTCCGCGCCAAACTTCATCCCGACCAGGCGGCGAATCGACTGCGAGATGATGCGATCATGCTGCTGTACCGGACCATGGGCGAGGTGTTGCGCGAAGCGATCGCGTTGGGAGGATCAAGTGTACGCGACTATTTTGCGCCTGATGGTCGTGAAGGCCAGTACAAGCGGAAACATTTAGTGTATGCCAAGGCAGGACAACCCTGTCCGAATGTCTGTGGATCCGTCATACAGCGAGCCGTCGGCGAACGCAGTTCGTTTTACTGTCCGATGTGCCAGCGGAGATGTCGCCGGTCTGCGGGAAAAGGCCGAACCTTGCGGGGAACAAGATAA
- a CDS encoding dual specificity protein phosphatase family protein translates to MHLINRRLLVGNAQDATNPPPQVGAVLMVAEEQNITVPSRVHYAKVPMKEFGEPTIQALAEAVAWIESHVGENRVLVCCRAGMGRSVSVIIAYLCCVEGMAYADSLKLVLTRRPGGMPLPRLEEVIQGVQLARRIR, encoded by the coding sequence ATGCATCTCATTAACAGACGATTACTCGTCGGGAACGCCCAGGACGCGACCAATCCTCCACCGCAAGTCGGAGCAGTCCTCATGGTGGCGGAGGAGCAGAACATCACCGTGCCATCTCGGGTGCATTATGCCAAGGTCCCGATGAAAGAATTTGGGGAGCCGACGATCCAGGCCTTGGCCGAGGCGGTGGCGTGGATCGAGTCCCATGTTGGGGAGAATCGGGTCCTGGTTTGTTGCCGTGCCGGGATGGGTCGATCGGTCTCGGTCATCATTGCCTACCTCTGTTGCGTCGAAGGGATGGCCTATGCCGATTCCCTCAAGCTGGTTCTGACCCGTCGTCCTGGAGGCATGCCGTTGCCTCGTCTGGAGGAAGTGATCCAGGGCGTCCAGCTCGCTCGCCGGATCCGCTAG
- a CDS encoding methyltransferase domain-containing protein, translated as MSGFDLRTPDSSIPRSIAEAVSRLSLMFTREGLREGPPYLDDPTLRAGYLTYFLPVNLAKVQLLLNESAPVLGVGGNERPFRVLDVGCGPGTGLLGILDWVRRHEAGGTQAFEATGVDCSSKALRLCGQLLRNYRAGEGVTAAPILHLYECNIEKGLPRDLLEGNSRRPYDLIVVQNLLSEIYCDRPDAQERRAQLVGNLLTLLSPEGTLMIIEPALRTVSRSLHGVRDTLLSQGQATLYSPCLHARSCPALGKDDDWCHEERPWIRPIWIQQMDRVVGFIKDALKFSYLILRKDGKTLVPWSPELHRVVSELRVMKGERRVWWCDEGGRVEIGRLDRERSSSNAPFDEWHRGAIVRVSEISRKNRKGKPGTVGRIPLSGTAEIVRPA; from the coding sequence GTGAGCGGATTTGACCTCCGCACGCCGGACTCCAGCATTCCACGCTCCATCGCCGAAGCGGTCTCTCGACTTTCGCTCATGTTCACGCGAGAAGGATTGCGTGAGGGGCCTCCCTACCTGGACGATCCCACGCTTCGTGCCGGGTATCTCACTTATTTTTTGCCGGTCAATCTCGCCAAGGTGCAACTGCTTCTGAATGAATCAGCTCCGGTGCTGGGCGTCGGGGGAAACGAGAGGCCCTTTCGAGTGCTCGATGTGGGCTGCGGGCCAGGGACTGGCTTGTTGGGTATACTGGACTGGGTGCGACGTCATGAAGCTGGAGGAACTCAAGCATTTGAAGCCACGGGAGTCGATTGTTCATCCAAGGCCCTCCGACTGTGTGGTCAGCTCCTGAGGAATTACCGCGCCGGCGAGGGAGTGACCGCTGCGCCGATTCTCCATCTCTACGAATGCAACATCGAAAAAGGGTTGCCACGCGATTTGCTGGAAGGAAACAGTCGGCGGCCATACGATCTGATCGTCGTCCAGAACTTGCTGTCAGAGATCTATTGCGATCGGCCAGATGCTCAAGAGCGGCGTGCCCAGCTCGTCGGCAATCTGCTGACTCTGCTTTCTCCGGAAGGTACGCTCATGATCATTGAGCCGGCCCTTCGGACAGTTTCTCGAAGCCTCCATGGCGTGAGGGATACCCTTCTGAGTCAGGGGCAAGCCACCCTTTACAGCCCTTGTCTGCATGCCCGCTCTTGCCCTGCTTTGGGCAAAGATGACGATTGGTGTCATGAGGAGCGACCATGGATCAGGCCGATTTGGATCCAACAGATGGACCGAGTCGTCGGCTTCATCAAGGACGCGCTGAAATTTTCCTACCTCATTCTTCGCAAAGATGGAAAGACCTTGGTGCCATGGAGTCCCGAACTCCACAGGGTGGTGAGCGAACTTCGGGTGATGAAAGGGGAGCGACGCGTGTGGTGGTGCGACGAGGGGGGACGGGTGGAAATCGGCCGCCTGGATCGGGAGCGCTCTTCCAGCAATGCTCCGTTCGACGAGTGGCATCGTGGAGCCATCGTGCGGGTGAGCGAGATCTCTCGCAAAAATCGCAAGGGAAAGCCTGGAACAGTGGGCCGAATTCCACTCTCCGGAACAGCGGAGATTGTTCGGCCGGCCTGA
- a CDS encoding ferredoxin oxidoreductase — MSETQKTNPQGDPTTSVAPKVEVKKDPHAEAKKQQVVTPEYMFLEAPRTKEFITGSEAAKEAIRRSNVDLAIAYPITPQSETMQLVGVLYGEGYVKEYYRGEEEVGVMAAIAGGSRAGVRCYTATAGPGTLRGLEGIASWPGHRLPVVAMFTCRVVNAPLAIQPDNIEVSYLLNCGMIVFHAENQQDMFDFTMAGFTISEKNDVTLPVGVCCDGFFVTHARGYVRMQDRSIKLPPREPWRGAVPVLDAENPPARLSRDAPVQKSNFMAYNIHAVWQQEVWAAVERSRKYINKYLGGLLTPENVEDAEVIIVASGSAAAQSREAVRLCAEKGLKVGLIKIRSLRPFPTQELRQLCGKAKLIVVPEFNYVGWLAKEVATAIYGYSNAKIIGGPRVYGGQSMPVELIVDEVESGVTGKKSTNVAMSQVMGATGADHEAMGHFMRSI; from the coding sequence ATGAGTGAAACGCAAAAGACCAATCCGCAGGGCGACCCTACCACGAGCGTGGCTCCGAAGGTCGAGGTGAAGAAGGATCCGCATGCGGAAGCCAAGAAGCAACAGGTCGTCACGCCGGAATACATGTTCCTGGAAGCCCCGCGGACGAAGGAATTTATTACGGGCAGCGAAGCAGCGAAAGAAGCGATTCGACGCTCCAACGTCGACCTTGCCATCGCCTATCCCATCACGCCTCAGAGCGAGACCATGCAGTTGGTCGGCGTTCTGTACGGTGAAGGGTATGTGAAGGAATACTACCGAGGAGAGGAAGAGGTCGGTGTGATGGCGGCGATTGCCGGTGGATCCCGCGCAGGTGTGCGTTGCTACACGGCAACGGCTGGGCCTGGGACGCTTCGCGGCCTCGAAGGGATTGCCTCATGGCCTGGTCATCGCCTGCCCGTCGTGGCGATGTTCACCTGCCGCGTCGTCAATGCGCCCTTGGCCATTCAACCGGACAATATCGAAGTCTCCTATCTGCTGAATTGCGGCATGATCGTCTTCCATGCTGAGAATCAACAGGACATGTTTGATTTCACTATGGCCGGGTTCACGATCAGTGAAAAGAACGACGTGACGTTACCGGTCGGCGTCTGCTGCGACGGGTTCTTTGTGACTCATGCCCGTGGGTATGTGCGGATGCAGGATCGTAGCATCAAATTGCCGCCTCGGGAACCCTGGCGGGGTGCCGTGCCGGTGCTCGATGCAGAGAATCCGCCCGCTCGCTTATCCCGCGATGCCCCGGTTCAGAAGTCCAACTTCATGGCCTACAACATCCATGCTGTGTGGCAGCAGGAAGTGTGGGCTGCAGTCGAACGTTCCAGGAAATACATCAACAAGTATTTGGGGGGGCTGCTGACGCCTGAAAACGTCGAAGATGCCGAGGTTATCATCGTGGCTTCGGGCAGCGCTGCCGCGCAATCTCGTGAGGCAGTTCGGTTGTGCGCAGAGAAGGGCCTCAAGGTCGGTCTTATCAAGATTCGCTCCCTGCGCCCATTTCCGACTCAAGAACTGCGACAACTATGTGGGAAGGCGAAGCTCATTGTCGTGCCCGAATTCAATTACGTCGGGTGGCTGGCGAAAGAAGTCGCTACGGCGATTTACGGCTATTCCAACGCGAAGATCATCGGCGGGCCTCGGGTCTATGGTGGGCAATCCATGCCGGTGGAATTGATCGTCGACGAAGTGGAGTCCGGCGTGACCGGGAAAAAGTCTACCAACGTCGCGATGTCTCAAGTCATGGGTGCGACCGGCGCAGACCATGAGGCGATGGGACATTTTATGCGCAGCATCTAA
- a CDS encoding 2-oxoglutarate:ferredoxin oxidoreductase, translating into MGTTQDTRARIIVPGPAGFHPPSAAQLGVALPDPGQGLYYGLLETNEDVVIEEMARKMLTSPNATIFPGPLVLWAWNDHAVEKAKAVLEIAAQIPEVMIIPMPDYRPKYPKIDPEEVINPNHPNLTIWGNKIEACIFIGVHCHYANLTLKMIRAGTNCCTMAICAEQGHEDAMLTIRDSDTLKLRKVAQIFKKVREEMGIKLPEGGENVRFTGTQSKVHGGKTHTNPLTFMPSAAGAGSASAFGHTAEQMKREG; encoded by the coding sequence GTGGGAACGACGCAAGATACGAGAGCGCGCATCATCGTGCCGGGACCGGCTGGATTCCATCCGCCGTCTGCTGCTCAATTGGGAGTGGCATTGCCGGATCCAGGGCAGGGTCTGTACTACGGTTTGTTGGAGACGAACGAGGATGTGGTCATCGAGGAAATGGCTCGAAAGATGTTGACGAGTCCCAATGCAACGATCTTCCCCGGGCCTCTTGTCCTGTGGGCATGGAACGACCACGCGGTGGAGAAGGCGAAGGCCGTCTTGGAAATCGCCGCTCAAATTCCTGAAGTCATGATCATTCCGATGCCGGACTATCGGCCGAAGTACCCGAAGATCGACCCCGAAGAGGTGATTAACCCCAACCACCCCAATCTCACCATCTGGGGTAATAAGATCGAAGCCTGCATTTTCATCGGAGTCCATTGCCACTATGCGAATCTGACTTTGAAGATGATTCGGGCAGGGACGAATTGCTGTACCATGGCAATCTGTGCGGAACAGGGGCACGAAGATGCGATGCTGACCATCCGTGATTCGGATACGTTGAAGTTGAGAAAGGTGGCTCAGATCTTTAAGAAAGTTCGTGAAGAAATGGGCATCAAGCTCCCGGAGGGCGGCGAGAACGTCCGGTTCACCGGTACGCAGTCGAAAGTTCACGGTGGCAAGACTCACACCAATCCCCTCACCTTCATGCCTTCTGCGGCCGGCGCCGGTAGCGCAAGCGCCTTCGGCCATACAGCCGAGCAAATGAAGCGGGAAGGATAG
- a CDS encoding 2-oxoacid:acceptor oxidoreductase family protein — protein sequence MAKRFNIRMAGVGGQGVVTGSHILSTAVINAGGESTIVPFYGSEKRMAPVESYVRVSDEPIYEIGEITFPHIIIIFHPQVITHGKSYTMPFYFGLKEDGIALINNDGPMKLHKDQARELEERRAKLYYFPATKISLEVAGMDLATNMALMGCIGAITGLTNMAGLEQAVKDRFLGKGFVVSGGTAALDSVVERKFKKKQELIEKNVAVMRAGWNYAVDHGWASPEVKRAEEPVAAAAAK from the coding sequence ATGGCGAAACGATTTAACATCCGCATGGCCGGCGTGGGAGGCCAGGGCGTGGTTACCGGCTCACACATTCTGAGCACGGCGGTGATCAATGCGGGCGGAGAAAGCACGATTGTGCCGTTCTACGGATCGGAAAAGCGGATGGCCCCGGTTGAGAGCTACGTGCGGGTCTCAGACGAACCGATTTATGAAATCGGAGAGATCACCTTTCCGCATATCATTATCATTTTCCATCCTCAGGTGATCACGCATGGGAAATCCTATACGATGCCGTTCTACTTCGGCTTGAAGGAAGATGGTATCGCGTTGATCAACAACGATGGCCCGATGAAACTGCACAAGGATCAGGCTCGTGAGTTGGAAGAGCGTCGTGCCAAGCTTTATTATTTCCCTGCGACCAAGATCTCGCTCGAGGTTGCCGGTATGGATCTCGCCACCAACATGGCGCTCATGGGTTGCATCGGAGCGATCACCGGTTTGACGAACATGGCCGGCTTGGAGCAAGCCGTGAAGGATCGGTTTCTCGGGAAGGGATTCGTGGTGTCCGGCGGTACTGCGGCGTTGGATAGCGTCGTCGAGCGGAAGTTCAAGAAGAAGCAGGAATTGATTGAGAAGAACGTCGCCGTCATGCGGGCGGGGTGGAACTACGCTGTCGATCATGGCTGGGCTTCTCCGGAAGTGAAACGTGCGGAAGAGCCGGTGGCAGCGGCCGCCGCAAAATAG
- a CDS encoding ferredoxin oxidoreductase, whose product MSLDYVKFSNGFEKFMPKEYRDMVEHGPFGKKVSVSQMGSFKEVLEEHPMCAGCAMTLFIRLAMIAFPNPEDTITVGTAGCGRLAISQAAIPFVYGNYGDQNGVASGLSRGLRLRFGDKPKDVVVMAGDGGTADIGFQQVLHSWFRKERFTTIMLDNEVYGNTGGQESGMTNRGAVLKMAPLGKKFEKMDMLQMAKVAGCAYVASVVPNNPRRVESVIKKAVLIAREVGSTYIQAYTSCNIEYAIPTDKVMEDAKNVENDRYQFTEYISDEAKQYLTERYGYKEFLQKPAAQAQSLPKA is encoded by the coding sequence ATGAGCCTTGATTACGTCAAGTTTTCAAATGGCTTTGAAAAGTTCATGCCAAAAGAATATCGCGATATGGTGGAGCATGGCCCATTCGGCAAGAAGGTCTCGGTTTCGCAGATGGGGTCTTTCAAGGAAGTGCTCGAAGAGCACCCCATGTGCGCCGGCTGTGCCATGACCCTCTTCATCCGCCTGGCAATGATCGCATTCCCCAACCCTGAGGATACGATTACCGTGGGCACTGCCGGTTGCGGGCGATTGGCAATTTCACAGGCCGCAATTCCCTTTGTGTACGGCAATTATGGTGACCAGAACGGTGTGGCAAGCGGACTCTCCCGCGGCTTGCGACTGAGGTTCGGTGATAAGCCTAAGGATGTGGTGGTGATGGCCGGGGACGGTGGCACGGCGGATATCGGTTTCCAGCAGGTCTTGCACTCCTGGTTCCGCAAGGAACGCTTCACGACCATTATGCTGGACAATGAAGTTTACGGGAATACCGGAGGCCAGGAGAGTGGCATGACGAACCGAGGCGCGGTTCTGAAGATGGCCCCCCTGGGGAAGAAGTTCGAAAAGATGGACATGTTGCAGATGGCTAAGGTTGCCGGATGCGCCTACGTGGCCTCAGTCGTGCCAAACAACCCTCGCCGGGTTGAGAGCGTGATTAAGAAGGCTGTGTTGATCGCACGAGAGGTCGGCTCGACTTACATTCAGGCCTATACATCCTGCAACATCGAATATGCCATTCCGACTGACAAGGTCATGGAAGATGCCAAGAACGTCGAAAATGATCGCTATCAGTTTACGGAATACATCAGCGACGAAGCGAAGCAGTATCTGACTGAGCGGTACGGCTACAAAGAGTTTCTCCAAAAGCCGGCGGCGCAGGCTCAAAGCCTTCCCAAGGCATAA
- a CDS encoding methylenetetrahydrofolate reductase C-terminal domain-containing protein has translation MPLRVIVPGEEQGDQHVGGVHKRPPIPDGSLKAECPKFMSHGPCGGVRKGGFCEVYPDMACPWVTLYNKLNELGQLEWMKQV, from the coding sequence ATGCCGCTGCGCGTTATAGTGCCTGGTGAGGAACAAGGCGACCAGCATGTGGGGGGAGTCCATAAACGTCCCCCGATCCCCGACGGCTCACTGAAGGCGGAATGTCCGAAGTTCATGAGTCACGGCCCCTGCGGAGGGGTCCGTAAAGGTGGGTTCTGCGAGGTCTATCCGGATATGGCTTGCCCCTGGGTGACGCTCTACAACAAGCTCAACGAACTTGGCCAACTGGAATGGATGAAGCAGGTGTGA
- the queF gene encoding NADPH-dependent 7-cyano-7-deazaguanine reductase QueF: MKATRLGYNERHAKSGITTPLPEIETFPNQYKGYEITIEIPEYTAICPKTNLPDFGAITLKYQPDKHCLELKALKMYIHAYRNVGIFYENAVNRILQDIVKACRPIWATVTGEFAARGGLRSIVEATYPPTKRLSS; the protein is encoded by the coding sequence ATGAAGGCGACACGTCTGGGGTATAACGAGCGGCACGCGAAAAGCGGTATCACCACTCCCTTGCCTGAGATCGAAACATTTCCCAATCAATACAAAGGCTACGAGATCACCATCGAAATCCCCGAGTACACTGCCATCTGCCCCAAAACCAATTTGCCCGACTTCGGAGCCATTACCCTCAAGTACCAACCGGACAAACACTGCCTTGAGTTGAAAGCGCTCAAGATGTACATCCACGCCTACCGAAACGTCGGCATCTTTTATGAGAATGCCGTCAATCGCATTCTGCAGGACATCGTTAAGGCCTGTCGCCCGATATGGGCCACGGTGACCGGTGAATTCGCCGCCCGTGGCGGCCTCCGCAGCATCGTCGAAGCCACCTATCCTCCGACTAAGCGTCTCTCGTCCTAG
- a CDS encoding PAS domain S-box protein, with product MAVIADIWRRTLRRLSGTPCDDEQTEHFLNSVVENLPIMVFVKETEQLRFTRWNRAAEEVIGLSRGVVLGKNDYDLFPEDQAEAFTKTDREVLRHGQFHILSEPIRTPHRGQRLLRTRKLPIFDRHGHPRFLLGMAEDITNQHLQEMHLHESEAQNRELFESSRDAIMILSPPDWRFQACNPATVAMFGARDAQHFTSLGPWDVSPTVQPDGVASAVKAPQMIERAMREGSHFFEWRHRKLDGPEFPATVLLTRISLKGQPALQATVRDITEQKRAEAELHASLLFQKTLLDNAGHAIISCKSDGLIQTFNPAAEALLGYRAEELIGQQSPALFHEREEVVARARQFSEELGTTIEPGFDVFIAKCRYNLPNEHEWTYIRRDGSRLTVLLSVTALREPNGRVTGYLGIASDITLLKQAACELLKAKEAAEAANIAKSQFLANMSHEIRTPMNGVLDMTELLQTTALSPKQRSLVDTVHRSGIALLEVINDILDFSKVEAGKLELERVEFKLRQTIEEAVELFSGPAGRKGLELTCFVPADIPDAVIGDPLRLRQIVLNLIGNAVKFTSQGEIAVTFQLVERHEATVILRGEVRDTGVGIPETAQARLFTAFTQADGSTTRRFGGTGLGLAIVKQLVHLMGGEVGLVSRPDQGTTFWFTVTMGLAGGTALPHVNERSLGDRHILIVDDNPTNLQILENHLHNCGVGVTSAGSAQEALERLNGLRGRGRSIDMAIVDLQMPDQGGIDLARTIRQDPAWRALLLVALSSIDHFTDDKHDRHRLFDGWLRKPVRSSLLIDCLTQLFSRRLETNPEPPVKASSPPRRFDVHVLLVEDNPVNRQVASNMLELLGCTVTNAEHGRLAVEAAAARRFDVILMDCQMPEMDGFTATGLIREREQSTAPSSRVPIIALTANALEGDRAHCLAVGMDDYLSKPFTLPQLRNVLAKWCVPGSTPSDAPPPAASNTTTPHVLDQSAW from the coding sequence ATGGCCGTGATCGCAGACATCTGGCGGCGGACCCTTCGACGCCTCAGCGGTACCCCCTGCGACGACGAGCAGACGGAACATTTCCTGAACTCGGTCGTCGAGAACCTTCCCATCATGGTCTTCGTCAAAGAGACTGAACAGTTGCGATTCACACGCTGGAACCGAGCGGCGGAGGAAGTCATAGGGCTCAGCCGAGGAGTCGTGCTGGGCAAGAACGACTACGACCTTTTTCCCGAAGACCAGGCGGAGGCCTTCACGAAGACGGATCGCGAGGTCCTTCGCCACGGGCAGTTCCACATCCTATCGGAGCCCATCCGGACGCCGCACCGAGGTCAGCGGCTGTTACGCACCAGGAAGTTGCCCATCTTCGATCGCCACGGACATCCTCGGTTCCTTTTGGGCATGGCGGAGGACATCACCAACCAACACCTGCAGGAGATGCATCTGCACGAAAGCGAGGCGCAAAACCGGGAGCTGTTCGAATCGTCGCGCGACGCCATCATGATCCTCTCGCCCCCCGACTGGCGGTTTCAGGCTTGTAATCCGGCCACCGTGGCCATGTTCGGCGCACGCGACGCGCAGCACTTCACCTCGCTCGGCCCCTGGGACGTCTCGCCGACGGTCCAACCGGACGGCGTCGCCTCAGCAGTCAAGGCACCTCAGATGATCGAACGTGCCATGCGGGAGGGCTCGCACTTCTTCGAGTGGAGGCATCGAAAACTCGACGGCCCGGAATTTCCGGCTACGGTGCTCCTCACCCGTATCAGTTTGAAGGGTCAGCCCGCGCTCCAAGCGACGGTTCGCGATATCACCGAGCAGAAACGCGCCGAGGCCGAACTGCATGCCTCCCTGCTCTTTCAGAAGACCCTTCTCGACAATGCCGGCCACGCCATTATTTCCTGCAAGTCCGACGGACTCATCCAAACCTTCAATCCGGCGGCTGAAGCCCTGCTGGGCTATCGCGCGGAAGAGCTGATCGGGCAACAGTCTCCCGCCCTCTTCCATGAACGGGAAGAAGTCGTGGCCCGCGCCCGTCAGTTCTCTGAAGAATTGGGCACGACCATCGAGCCCGGCTTCGACGTCTTTATCGCGAAGTGCCGCTACAACCTCCCGAACGAACACGAGTGGACCTATATCCGTCGGGACGGATCACGCCTGACGGTGTTACTGAGCGTGACAGCCCTGCGCGAGCCGAACGGTCGCGTGACCGGCTACCTCGGCATCGCGTCGGACATTACGCTCTTGAAGCAGGCAGCCTGCGAATTGTTGAAGGCGAAAGAAGCCGCCGAAGCGGCCAATATTGCGAAGTCACAATTTCTCGCCAATATGAGCCATGAGATCCGCACTCCGATGAACGGAGTGCTCGACATGACGGAGTTGCTGCAAACGACCGCCCTCTCCCCCAAACAGCGGTCCCTGGTCGACACCGTTCACCGTTCCGGCATAGCGCTGCTGGAGGTCATCAACGACATCCTCGATTTCTCAAAGGTCGAAGCCGGCAAGCTCGAGCTGGAACGTGTGGAGTTTAAGCTGAGGCAAACGATCGAGGAAGCCGTCGAACTGTTCTCCGGACCGGCCGGACGGAAGGGATTGGAATTGACCTGCTTCGTTCCCGCGGACATCCCGGACGCGGTCATCGGCGACCCCTTACGTCTCCGCCAGATCGTCCTGAACCTCATCGGCAATGCCGTCAAATTCACGTCGCAAGGGGAGATCGCCGTGACGTTTCAACTTGTCGAGCGGCATGAGGCCACGGTCATCCTCCGGGGCGAGGTGCGCGATACAGGAGTCGGGATTCCAGAGACAGCCCAGGCTCGACTCTTTACCGCCTTTACGCAGGCGGATGGATCGACCACCCGCCGATTCGGGGGAACCGGTCTGGGACTGGCGATCGTGAAGCAGCTGGTTCACTTGATGGGCGGCGAGGTCGGGCTGGTCAGCAGGCCCGACCAAGGAACAACATTCTGGTTCACCGTCACGATGGGGCTTGCCGGCGGCACCGCCCTCCCGCATGTGAATGAACGCAGCCTCGGGGACCGCCATATCTTGATCGTGGATGATAACCCCACGAACCTCCAGATCCTCGAGAACCACCTGCACAACTGTGGTGTCGGCGTCACTTCGGCCGGTTCAGCGCAAGAGGCGCTGGAACGGTTGAACGGCCTCCGGGGGAGAGGCCGTTCAATCGACATGGCCATTGTGGACCTTCAGATGCCGGATCAGGGCGGGATCGACCTGGCGCGTACCATTCGGCAAGATCCAGCCTGGCGCGCGCTGTTGCTGGTCGCCTTGAGTTCGATCGACCATTTCACCGACGACAAACACGACCGCCACCGCCTCTTCGATGGCTGGCTGCGCAAGCCGGTCCGCTCATCCCTGCTCATCGACTGCCTGACACAGTTGTTCAGCCGACGCCTTGAGACGAACCCGGAGCCGCCGGTCAAGGCGTCCTCTCCACCCCGGCGATTCGACGTCCATGTCCTCCTGGTCGAAGACAACCCCGTCAACCGTCAGGTGGCCTCCAACATGCTGGAACTGCTGGGCTGCACCGTCACGAATGCCGAACATGGCCGGCTTGCCGTGGAAGCGGCGGCGGCTCGGAGGTTCGATGTAATCCTCATGGATTGTCAGATGCCTGAGATGGATGGCTTTACCGCCACCGGCCTGATTCGAGAACGGGAACAGTCCACCGCGCCGTCGTCCCGCGTGCCCATCATTGCCCTGACCGCCAATGCGCTGGAAGGAGACCGCGCCCATTGCCTGGCAGTGGGCATGGACGATTACCTGTCCAAACCCTTCACTCTCCCCCAGCTCCGGAACGTCCTTGCCAAATGGTGTGTTCCTGGGAGCACCCCATCCGATGCACCGCCGCCTGCGGCTTCGAACACGACAACTCCTCACGTCCTGGATCAGAGCGCCTGGTAA
- a CDS encoding Hpt domain-containing protein, whose product MLNEYLKDSRVLVGRIREAVEHSDPKALYEAAHRLKSSSAQLGALATAAGCAKLETLGREAHLETAPALVQELVLGHQSTCQAIEMELRARTGH is encoded by the coding sequence GTGCTGAACGAGTACTTAAAAGACTCGCGAGTCCTTGTTGGGCGGATTCGTGAGGCCGTGGAACACAGCGACCCGAAAGCTCTCTACGAAGCCGCCCATCGACTCAAGTCCAGCAGCGCGCAGCTGGGAGCCCTCGCAACTGCGGCCGGTTGCGCCAAGTTGGAAACACTGGGACGAGAAGCCCATCTGGAGACGGCGCCCGCTCTTGTGCAGGAGCTGGTCCTTGGGCATCAGTCCACCTGCCAGGCGATCGAAATGGAACTCCGCGCACGCACCGGCCACTAA